One genomic window of Triplophysa rosa linkage group LG11, Trosa_1v2, whole genome shotgun sequence includes the following:
- the lgals2a gene encoding lectin, galactoside-binding, soluble, 2a — protein sequence MSGVVVQNMSFKVGQTLMATGVPNAESTNFSINIGHSPEEIALHFNPRFDAHGDHRTIVCNSYLNGNWCEENRSGSFPFNLNEQFQIKITFTNEEFHVILSDGSEIHFPNRPGAEKYKYMHFDGDVRIHGIEIK from the exons GGTGTGGTCGTGCAGAACATGTCCTTTAAAGTGGGACAGACTCTTATGGCTACAGGAGTCCCCAATGCTGAATCTACAAA tttttccaTTAACATTGGTCACAGTCCTGAGGAAATCGCTCTACACTTTAACCCTCGTTTTGATGCCCATGGTGACCACCGCACTATAGTGTGCAATTCATACTTGAATGGCAACTGGTGTGAGGAGAACAGATCGGGCTCCTTTCCATTTAATCTAAACGAACAGTTCCAG ATAAAAATCACGTTCACCAATGAGGAATTCCATGTGATACTTTCAGATGGCTCTGAGATTCACTTCCCTAACCGTCCAGGTGCTGAAAAGTATAAGTACATGCATTTTGATGGTGATGTCAGGATCCATGGGATTGAAATCAAGTAG